The nucleotide sequence CGATGTATCTCGGCCTTGCCACGCTGTTCGGCGCGCAGATCTTCGGCGTGGACCTTTCCATGGCGGACTATTTCATGATCGCGCTGCTGGCGACGGTCGGCTCCATCGGCGCGGCGGGCATTCCGGGCGGCGGCCTGGTGATGATGGGCGCGATCTTCACCGCCGTGCAGGTGCCGCTGGAAACCATCGCCTTCGTGGCAGGCGTAGACCGCATCATGGACATGATGCGCACCGCGACCAACGTCACCGGCGATGCGACGGTGACAGTGACGACAGCCAGCGCCATGGGCGAGCTCGACAAGGGCGAACTGCGCAGCGCGGATGATGTGTAAAAGAAGGGGACAAGCGTAATGGGTGACAGTGCAGCAACCGCGGTCGCGAAGCGGCTCTATGAGGCTTTTGCGGCTGGAGATATGGATGCGATCGCCGCGCTGCTCGGCGATGACGTAGAGTGGGTCGAGGCAGAGAGCGGTCCCTACGAGGCGGGCAATCCGCACACCGGCATGGCAGGCGTCGGCGCAGGCGTATTCGGCCCCATCGGCGAGGCTTACGACGGTTTCGCAGCTACGCCGCAGCGCTTCACCTGCGAAGGCAATCGCGTCGCGGCTGAGGGGCGCTATACAGGGACCAACAAGCGAACGGGTGACAAACTCGACGCCCAATTCGTACACGTTTTCACTGTCGATGGCGCGCGGATCAAGGCGTTCCAGCAATACACGGATACGCATCAGTGGCGGCGCCTCGAAGGGACGCTGGGCGACTGAAGGCTCACCGCCCCTTCGGCTTCTCCAGCACCTTCTTGCGATAGCTGCACAGGTCCACCAGCTGGCAGCGCCAGCATTCGGGCGTGCGGGCTTTGCAGACGTAGCGGCCGTGCAGGATCAGCCAGTGATGGGCGTGCAGGCGGAAGGGCTGGGGCACGCGCTTTTCCAGCTTGGCTTCGACCTGCTCTGGCGTTTTCCCTTTGGCGAGGCCGGTGCGATTGCCGACGCGCAGGATATGGGTGTCGACGGCGAATGTCTCCTGCTTGAACCAGCAATTGAGCACGACATTGGCCGTCTTGCGCCCGACGCCGGGCAGGCGGACGAGATCCTCGCGCGTGTCGGGGACTTTGCCGCCATACTCGTCGACCAGCAGCTGGCTTAGCGCGATGACGTTCTTCGCTTTGGAGTTGAACAGGCCGATAGTCTTGATGTGGTCGATCAATCCCTCCAGCCCCAGATCGAGCATTTGCTGCGGCGTTTCCACCTTGGCGAACAGCGCGCGGGTCGCTTTGTTTACGCCCACATCGGTCGCTTGGGCCGAGAGCGCCACGGCCACCACGAGCTGGTAGCAATTGCCGTATTCCAGCTCGGTTTCCGGCTCCGGATTGTCCTCCGCCAGCCGCCGGAAGAACTCGAAGATCTGGTCTTTCGTCATTCAGTCCCGGCCTGATTGGCCAGCTTCCATTCC is from Aurantiacibacter gangjinensis and encodes:
- a CDS encoding nuclear transport factor 2 family protein yields the protein MGDSAATAVAKRLYEAFAAGDMDAIAALLGDDVEWVEAESGPYEAGNPHTGMAGVGAGVFGPIGEAYDGFAATPQRFTCEGNRVAAEGRYTGTNKRTGDKLDAQFVHVFTVDGARIKAFQQYTDTHQWRRLEGTLGD
- the nth gene encoding endonuclease III; amino-acid sequence: MTKDQIFEFFRRLAEDNPEPETELEYGNCYQLVVAVALSAQATDVGVNKATRALFAKVETPQQMLDLGLEGLIDHIKTIGLFNSKAKNVIALSQLLVDEYGGKVPDTREDLVRLPGVGRKTANVVLNCWFKQETFAVDTHILRVGNRTGLAKGKTPEQVEAKLEKRVPQPFRLHAHHWLILHGRYVCKARTPECWRCQLVDLCSYRKKVLEKPKGR